From a single Caldisericia bacterium genomic region:
- the gap gene encoding type I glyceraldehyde-3-phosphate dehydrogenase, with product MRVAINGFGRIGRQVFKVLKKKYPGIEIVAVNDLFDLPMLIHLLKYDSNYGSFDAEIEVKDDRFIVDGKETLFLRERNLLDLPWKDLGIEVVIESTGVFTDAEKAKDHLEAGAKKVVITAPAKNEDITIVLGVNEDLYDPKKHRIISNASCTTNSLAPVVKVLHKNFVIEKGLMTTIHSYTNDQRLLDAPHRKDFRRARNAATNIIPTTTGAAKAVTVVIPELKGKLNGVAMRVPTQTVSITDFTCVVSKKTTKEEVNKVLKEASETYLSGILGYSEEPLVSTDFRGSEFSGIIDALLTEVIDGNLVKVFSWYDNEWGYSTRVADLVKFIFEKGV from the coding sequence ATGAGAGTAGCCATTAACGGATTTGGAAGAATTGGAAGACAGGTATTTAAAGTGCTAAAGAAAAAGTATCCTGGAATTGAGATTGTAGCTGTAAATGATCTCTTTGATCTTCCAATGTTAATTCATCTTTTAAAGTACGATTCTAACTATGGTAGTTTTGATGCAGAGATTGAGGTTAAGGATGACAGATTCATTGTAGATGGAAAGGAAACTCTTTTCTTGAGAGAGAGAAATCTTTTAGATCTTCCGTGGAAGGATTTAGGGATTGAGGTGGTTATTGAATCAACAGGAGTTTTTACAGATGCTGAGAAGGCAAAGGATCACCTTGAAGCAGGAGCAAAGAAGGTTGTAATAACTGCACCGGCAAAAAATGAAGATATAACCATTGTTCTTGGAGTAAATGAGGATTTATATGATCCTAAAAAGCATAGAATTATTTCCAACGCTTCATGCACAACAAACTCTCTTGCCCCGGTGGTTAAAGTGCTTCACAAAAATTTCGTAATTGAGAAGGGGCTTATGACAACGATACATTCATATACAAATGATCAAAGACTTCTTGATGCTCCCCATAGAAAAGATTTTAGAAGAGCGAGAAATGCCGCAACAAACATAATCCCCACAACAACTGGCGCTGCAAAGGCTGTAACTGTTGTAATTCCCGAGCTTAAGGGTAAGTTAAATGGAGTAGCGATGAGAGTTCCAACTCAGACAGTCTCCATAACCGATTTCACATGTGTTGTTAGTAAGAAAACAACTAAAGAGGAAGTGAATAAAGTTCTTAAAGAGGCATCAGAAACCTATCTTTCTGGTATCCTTGGTTATTCTGAAGAACCGTTGGTTTCTACTGATTTTCGTGGGAGTGAGTTCTCTGGAATAATTGATGCTCTACTCACAGAGGTTATAGATGG
- the whiA gene encoding DNA-binding protein WhiA: MIGPSFTSLVKKELVSLKPKTEDESLAELKGILLASGLVVLKRDSIDIVFKSTDPQVLRRIILLSKEIMGNKREVIIEKGKRRKFYKLIHNFNKRDFLFSGIIDNDDLKVHFKPKSEKEASAFLRGVFLGCGTVTDPRKEYYLELRLSEESSFFEIMELVQILHFNFKSRIRRKKRVLYLQSRDGIKEFLGFIGASSSFLSLLNQEIKKNLKESLTTKINYEMQNIGKIVDSYLKIRDAILFLKREGVFNRLTPALREAAETRLKYPDKSLREVAAIMGISKSALNHRLRRILKIKEKIKGGTKKRD, encoded by the coding sequence ATGATAGGACCTTCTTTTACATCTCTTGTTAAGAAGGAACTTGTCTCTCTTAAACCCAAAACAGAGGATGAGAGTCTTGCAGAGCTCAAAGGGATACTTCTTGCATCTGGTCTTGTGGTGCTTAAAAGAGATTCCATTGATATAGTTTTTAAATCTACAGACCCTCAGGTATTAAGAAGAATCATACTTTTATCAAAGGAGATTATGGGTAATAAAAGGGAAGTTATCATTGAGAAGGGCAAGAGGCGAAAGTTTTACAAACTCATACACAATTTTAACAAGAGAGATTTCTTATTCTCTGGAATAATAGATAATGATGATCTTAAGGTACACTTTAAACCCAAAAGCGAAAAGGAGGCATCTGCATTTTTAAGAGGTGTATTCCTTGGATGCGGAACAGTCACAGATCCAAGGAAAGAGTATTACCTTGAACTGAGACTCTCTGAGGAGTCTTCCTTCTTTGAGATAATGGAGCTTGTCCAGATACTGCACTTCAACTTCAAGTCAAGGATAAGGAGAAAGAAGAGGGTCCTCTATCTTCAGTCAAGAGACGGAATCAAGGAGTTTCTCGGATTTATAGGTGCATCTTCATCCTTCCTCTCCCTTCTCAATCAGGAAATAAAAAAGAATTTAAAAGAATCTCTCACAACAAAGATAAACTATGAGATGCAGAACATAGGAAAGATTGTAGATTCATATTTAAAAATTAGAGATGCTATACTTTTCTTGAAGAGAGAAGGAGTTTTTAATAGACTCACCCCTGCCCTGAGAGAGGCAGCTGAGACAAGGCTTAAGTATCCTGACAAGAGCTTAAGAGAGGTTGCAGCCATTATGGGAATCTCCAAATCTGCCCTCAATCATAGATTGAGGAGGATTTTAAAGATAAAGGAGAAGATAAAGGGTGGAACTAAGAAGAGAGATTAA
- the rpoN gene encoding RNA polymerase factor sigma-54 — translation MELRREIKQIQKLTLRKNLIQVMRLYHAPLLELREILNQEWEENPFLEVTETKDEIDIDEESLKFEEKGNIIIYESFLKEEKGLKDYLEEQLVLFDFSREEKEIARFIIGNTDEHGFLPLSPEEIGKILKKDIESIKSVLETLKRELHPPGVVARDVKEGIIIQLTRNGLIKDVREAEKNIDKLLKGEKVPESFMEKIKKISIYPGDTIDRSKNLYITPELYLRIIDGDLKVFYNEKILPKVKFNKNLYDDMLMKLKFLSKEERKFIKTKAKDAKNLVFLVEERKEKILRIAQYLIDRQKDFFLKDGYLNILTLKDVSSDLNLSISTVSRILHEKYIDTPKGIFPLSFFLGKDKVKRGVFGTKVKMLIKKLIDEEDKDRPLSDGEIAKRLEKFGIFIKRRTVNKYREEMGIPSKIQRKRRKRNESSH, via the coding sequence GTGGAACTAAGAAGAGAGATTAAACAGATTCAGAAACTTACATTGAGAAAAAATCTGATACAGGTAATGAGACTGTATCATGCTCCTCTTTTAGAGTTAAGGGAGATATTGAATCAGGAGTGGGAGGAGAATCCTTTTTTAGAAGTTACAGAAACAAAAGATGAAATTGATATAGATGAGGAGTCTTTAAAATTTGAGGAAAAGGGAAACATAATAATTTATGAGTCCTTTCTGAAAGAGGAGAAGGGATTAAAGGATTACCTTGAAGAACAACTCGTTCTCTTTGATTTCTCCAGAGAAGAAAAAGAGATTGCAAGATTCATCATAGGAAACACAGATGAACATGGATTCCTTCCCCTCTCGCCTGAAGAGATTGGAAAAATACTGAAGAAAGATATAGAAAGTATAAAATCTGTTCTTGAAACTTTAAAAAGAGAGCTTCATCCCCCCGGAGTTGTTGCAAGGGATGTAAAGGAGGGAATAATAATTCAACTTACAAGGAATGGATTGATTAAAGATGTGAGGGAAGCAGAGAAAAATATAGATAAACTTCTAAAGGGAGAGAAGGTCCCTGAAAGTTTTATGGAAAAGATAAAAAAGATCTCCATCTACCCAGGGGATACTATAGACAGGAGTAAAAATCTATACATAACACCTGAATTGTACCTAAGGATTATTGATGGAGACTTAAAGGTATTTTATAATGAAAAAATATTACCAAAAGTTAAGTTTAATAAAAACCTTTACGATGATATGCTTATGAAATTAAAGTTTTTATCAAAGGAAGAGAGAAAGTTTATAAAAACAAAGGCTAAGGATGCAAAAAATCTTGTATTTTTAGTAGAGGAGAGAAAAGAGAAAATATTAAGAATTGCTCAGTATCTTATAGACAGACAGAAGGATTTCTTCCTTAAAGATGGGTATCTGAATATCTTAACTCTAAAGGATGTATCCAGCGATTTAAATCTGTCCATTTCCACTGTTTCAAGAATACTACATGAGAAGTACATAGATACACCTAAAGGCATCTTTCCCCTCTCTTTCTTCCTTGGAAAGGATAAGGTAAAGAGAGGAGTATTTGGGACAAAGGTAAAAATGCTAATAAAGAAACTTATAGATGAGGAGGATAAGGATAGACCTCTTTCTGACGGAGAGATAGCAAAAAGATTAGAAAAATTTGGTATATTTATAAAAAGAAGAACAGTCAACAAGTATAGAGAAGAAATGGGTATTCCCTCAAAAATACAAAGAAAAAGGAGGAAACGCAATGAGAGTAGCCATTAA